From a single Bacillus gobiensis genomic region:
- a CDS encoding ABC transporter permease, with translation MKKKVWQHRVTVTIFMMYLALPLIATFLYSIATSWTKTVLPDGYTFKWYAELYGDPRFVEAMTRTFLLTVGSMIVIILVMVPTVFVITVYLPKLERLLKIIVLMPYAIPGVVAAVGLIRAYAGGTIPMIIVVSGAFFVAVLPFMYQGVRNSLQSVDSVRLMEAAELLGASRTKAFTRVILPNIKSGIIVSSILAFSILFGEFVLTNLLVGGSFETIQIYLFRRMNESGHLSSSVVISYFIVLVILCWCIIRISSKKKQNKRRKSDELLNH, from the coding sequence GTGAAAAAAAAAGTGTGGCAGCATCGCGTGACTGTAACGATTTTTATGATGTATTTAGCTTTACCGCTTATTGCAACCTTTCTTTATTCCATTGCAACAAGCTGGACGAAAACCGTCTTGCCAGATGGATATACGTTTAAATGGTATGCAGAACTATACGGAGACCCTCGATTTGTTGAAGCGATGACCAGAACATTTCTATTAACAGTCGGGTCGATGATTGTCATTATTCTCGTTATGGTTCCTACTGTTTTTGTTATTACGGTGTATTTACCAAAGCTTGAACGATTATTGAAAATCATTGTGCTGATGCCTTATGCCATTCCAGGAGTAGTGGCAGCGGTAGGACTGATACGTGCCTATGCAGGCGGAACAATTCCGATGATTATTGTTGTGTCTGGAGCCTTCTTTGTTGCAGTTTTGCCGTTTATGTATCAAGGTGTCCGGAATAGTTTACAATCGGTTGACTCCGTCAGACTAATGGAAGCAGCAGAGCTCTTAGGTGCGTCACGTACAAAAGCATTTACTCGTGTGATTCTGCCAAATATAAAATCAGGGATTATTGTTTCCTCTATACTGGCTTTCTCCATATTATTTGGGGAATTTGTCTTAACCAATTTATTAGTAGGCGGCAGCTTTGAAACAATTCAAATCTATTTGTTCCGGCGTATGAATGAAAGCGGTCATTTATCTAGCTCAGTGGTAATTTCATATTTTATCGTACTCGTCATATTGTGCTGGTGCATTATCAGGATTAGTTCAAAAAAGAAACAAAACAAAAGGAGAAAGTCAGATGAGCTACTTAACCATTGA
- the pyrH gene encoding UMP kinase: MTQYKRVLIKLSGGALADQDGNSFGSLRLEHIANEILTIVNSGIEVSVVVGGGNIFRGNLAAAWGIDRVEADNIGTLGTIINSLMLRGVLKSKTEKEVRVMSSIPVAAVAEPYIRLRAVHHLDKGYIVIFGGGNGQPFVTTDYPSVQRAIETNSDAILVAKQGVDGVFTCDPKLDKDAKMYSHLNYDDVVTNNIRVMDQSALLLARDYNLPVHIFNFDEPGVMRKICLGEHLGTLINHEVTRTI, from the coding sequence ATGACACAGTACAAGCGTGTATTAATTAAGTTAAGCGGAGGCGCACTTGCTGATCAAGACGGTAATAGCTTTGGGTCTTTAAGACTGGAGCATATCGCAAATGAAATCTTAACCATTGTAAACAGCGGAATTGAGGTCTCAGTAGTTGTAGGCGGAGGAAATATCTTCAGAGGAAATTTAGCTGCTGCTTGGGGAATCGACAGAGTCGAAGCGGATAATATCGGTACATTAGGAACAATAATCAACAGCTTGATGCTTCGCGGGGTGTTAAAAAGCAAAACTGAAAAAGAAGTCCGTGTAATGTCTTCAATTCCGGTTGCTGCAGTTGCTGAGCCGTATATCCGCTTACGTGCTGTTCATCACCTCGATAAAGGGTATATCGTTATCTTTGGCGGAGGAAATGGACAACCATTTGTGACGACTGATTATCCAAGCGTCCAACGTGCGATTGAAACAAACAGCGACGCCATTTTAGTTGCTAAGCAAGGAGTTGACGGCGTCTTTACCTGTGACCCGAAGCTGGACAAAGATGCAAAGATGTATAGCCATCTGAACTACGATGATGTTGTAACAAATAACATCAGAGTAATGGATCAGTCTGCCCTGCTGCTTGCCCGTGATTACAACCTTCCTGTTCACATCTTTAATTTTGATGAGCCTGGCGTTATGAGAAAAATATGCTTAGGTGAGCATTTAGGAACGCTGATCAATCATGAGGTAACGAGAACTATATAG
- a CDS encoding SF0329 family protein, producing MQWSKLKSTLEEFICSSLKNRIKLHATVYRKSHDGPSRVWITLDKKEIFSASMITYEVEHAKLYEKIKAERKLKPIPYSSDWRQMFHSKEREALIKASNEIDNMLINQGIFDPFDVYQPFMAYNSLAIEDAIKSPDVFTRAFAMFDKRLGKRRLLKIGLPSNAHPLIVKFYKIRCEAEGMYLSCINRE from the coding sequence TTGCAATGGAGCAAGCTTAAGTCAACACTTGAAGAATTCATATGTAGTAGTTTAAAAAACCGAATCAAACTGCATGCGACAGTCTACAGAAAATCCCATGATGGACCTAGCCGAGTTTGGATAACCCTTGATAAAAAAGAGATCTTCTCTGCATCTATGATTACATATGAGGTAGAGCATGCAAAGCTTTACGAGAAAATAAAAGCGGAAAGAAAATTGAAGCCTATTCCTTATTCTTCTGATTGGAGACAAATGTTTCATTCGAAAGAAAGAGAAGCCTTAATCAAAGCATCGAATGAAATAGATAACATGTTGATCAACCAAGGTATTTTTGATCCCTTCGATGTTTATCAACCGTTTATGGCTTACAATTCACTTGCAATCGAGGACGCAATTAAGTCACCTGATGTCTTTACTCGTGCGTTTGCGATGTTTGACAAAAGGCTCGGAAAAAGGAGATTACTAAAGATTGGATTGCCATCGAATGCACATCCATTAATCGTGAAATTTTATAAGATTAGGTGTGAAGCGGAGGGAATGTACTTATCCTGCATTAACAGAGAATAA
- a CDS encoding LysR family transcriptional regulator, whose product MDLKWLQTFVTAAKNENFRQTAETLFISQPSVTVHMKLLEKELGIKLFERKGRQISLTEEGRQYLPYALKLLEDYEDSMADLHRFRQGYSNTLSLAISPLIADTVMPYVLKRFTTVNPEIEITVTISESDEIANMINDNQADIGLSLLNAPQSSLICRSLYQDPVILVAPHDGWDESAPPIDCAELFENNLLFTHSHPVYWDDLLSNLRMKYPFIRTMKVTQSYITKRFISEGLGVSFLPSSIVRRELMEGRLIKVECNSIQLPTTGAYVLFKHENAKEKKFLEFLSHFRF is encoded by the coding sequence ATGGATTTAAAATGGCTTCAAACCTTTGTTACAGCAGCAAAAAATGAAAACTTCAGACAAACTGCCGAAACCCTTTTTATTTCACAGCCTTCGGTTACCGTTCATATGAAATTGCTTGAGAAAGAACTTGGCATTAAGCTTTTTGAAAGAAAAGGAAGACAAATCTCGCTGACGGAGGAAGGAAGACAATACCTTCCGTATGCTCTCAAACTCTTAGAGGATTATGAGGACAGCATGGCGGATCTCCATCGGTTCAGACAAGGCTATTCAAATACGCTCAGCCTTGCCATTTCACCTCTTATCGCTGACACAGTTATGCCTTATGTTTTAAAGAGATTCACCACAGTGAACCCTGAGATTGAAATAACGGTGACAATTAGTGAATCAGATGAAATTGCGAATATGATCAATGACAATCAGGCAGATATTGGCTTAAGCCTGTTGAATGCACCGCAATCCTCACTAATTTGCAGGAGCCTCTATCAGGATCCAGTGATTTTGGTAGCTCCTCATGATGGCTGGGATGAATCGGCACCTCCGATTGACTGTGCCGAGCTCTTTGAAAATAATTTATTGTTTACTCATAGCCATCCGGTCTATTGGGACGACCTGCTTAGCAATCTGAGGATGAAGTATCCATTCATTCGTACGATGAAGGTCACTCAATCCTATATTACGAAACGGTTCATTTCCGAAGGGTTGGGTGTATCCTTCCTGCCTTCTTCTATCGTTAGGCGCGAGCTGATGGAAGGACGATTAATCAAAGTAGAGTGCAACAGTATCCAATTGCCGACAACAGGGGCTTACGTCCTATTTAAGCACGAAAATGCGAAGGAAAAAAAATTCTTGGAATTTTTGTCTCATTTTCGATTTTAA
- a CDS encoding citrate synthase/methylcitrate synthase: protein MVHVGLKGIVCTETKISHIDGDVGQLIYRGYDAKDLAVSSSFEEVAFLLLFDRKPDSEELAAFKEKLIGYRSLSDSAIELISSLPHEMDHMSVLRTVVSSLGDSSHQFPPKNEEALELISAIPTIIAFRERSMNGEKLVPPSDSLGHVENFLYMLTGKKPSSAEAVALEAYMILTMEHGMNASTFSARVTVSTESDLISAITSALGTMKGPLHGGAPSGVIQLLDEIKDKNNAESYLRNKLEKGDRLMGFGHRVYKTRDPRAVALQKKTSEVAGNNSELDLALHVEETAIRLLEEYKPGRKLYTNVEFYAAAVMKAIHLNSELFTPIFSASRIVGWSAHVLEQASDNTIYRPSAKYTGKMLV, encoded by the coding sequence ATGGTACATGTTGGATTAAAAGGGATTGTTTGCACAGAAACAAAAATCAGTCACATCGATGGCGATGTAGGCCAGTTAATTTATAGAGGTTATGATGCAAAAGATCTCGCAGTATCTTCAAGCTTTGAAGAAGTGGCTTTTCTGTTGCTTTTTGATAGAAAGCCAGATTCAGAAGAACTTGCTGCATTTAAAGAAAAATTAATTGGTTATCGCAGCCTTTCAGATTCAGCCATAGAGCTGATTAGCAGTTTGCCTCATGAAATGGACCATATGTCCGTACTTCGAACAGTAGTCTCCTCTCTCGGTGATTCTTCCCACCAATTTCCGCCAAAAAATGAGGAGGCATTGGAACTTATATCTGCCATTCCGACGATCATCGCTTTTCGCGAACGTTCTATGAATGGAGAAAAGCTCGTGCCGCCTTCCGATTCACTTGGCCACGTTGAAAACTTCTTGTATATGCTAACAGGAAAAAAGCCAAGCAGTGCAGAAGCTGTTGCGTTGGAAGCCTATATGATATTAACGATGGAGCACGGAATGAATGCTTCCACTTTCTCCGCAAGAGTAACCGTATCAACAGAGTCGGATTTAATTTCTGCCATCACCTCAGCACTTGGAACGATGAAGGGACCTCTTCACGGCGGAGCTCCTTCAGGCGTAATTCAGCTGCTTGATGAAATAAAAGATAAAAACAATGCAGAAAGCTATTTAAGAAACAAGCTGGAAAAAGGCGACAGATTAATGGGCTTCGGGCACAGAGTTTATAAAACGAGAGACCCGAGAGCAGTAGCTTTACAGAAAAAGACAAGCGAGGTAGCCGGAAACAACAGTGAGCTTGACCTTGCGTTGCATGTGGAAGAAACGGCAATTCGCCTACTGGAAGAATACAAGCCGGGAAGAAAGCTTTACACAAATGTCGAATTCTATGCGGCTGCCGTAATGAAAGCCATTCACTTAAACTCCGAATTATTTACGCCGATTTTTTCTGCTAGCAGAATCGTCGGCTGGAGTGCCCATGTGCTGGAACAGGCAAGCGACAATACGATTTACAGACCTTCGGCGAAGTATACCGGCAAGATGCTTGTTTGA
- a CDS encoding ABC transporter substrate-binding protein: protein MKRITKILSVGLLSTSLLAACGQSETNTEETKAVAENLSLEEITQKAKEEGEVASVAMPDSWANWGETWKELESEYSLKHKDTDMSSAEELSKFESEGKNATADIGDVGINFGPLAKDKGLTLPYKTSYWDDVPEWAKDDEGHWVLGYTGTIAFLTDKNNVKNPPKTWDDILNGDYKVAIGDVTKGTQSQFAVLAAAMSKGGDEKNIESGLEYFAQIAKQGRLSSIDSSIANLEKGEVDVAVVWDFNGLNYRDQIDKNRFEVTIPEDTSVVSGYTTVINKNAKHPHAAMLAREYILSDEGQINLARGYARPIRDNVKLPADVQEKVLPKDQYKNAKPVEDFKAWDETAKQIPQLWQEKVLIHVK from the coding sequence ATGAAACGTATAACTAAAATTTTATCAGTCGGACTTCTATCAACCTCGCTTTTAGCTGCTTGCGGGCAATCTGAAACAAATACTGAGGAAACAAAAGCAGTAGCAGAAAATTTATCATTAGAGGAAATCACTCAGAAAGCAAAAGAGGAAGGTGAAGTTGCCAGCGTTGCAATGCCTGATAGCTGGGCAAACTGGGGCGAAACGTGGAAGGAACTTGAAAGTGAATACAGCTTAAAACATAAGGATACAGATATGTCGAGTGCTGAAGAATTATCTAAATTTGAGTCTGAGGGAAAGAATGCAACCGCTGATATTGGAGATGTCGGCATTAACTTCGGTCCGTTAGCAAAGGATAAAGGACTAACACTTCCATACAAAACATCTTATTGGGATGATGTTCCAGAATGGGCAAAGGATGATGAAGGACACTGGGTTTTGGGCTACACAGGTACCATCGCATTTTTAACAGATAAGAATAACGTGAAAAATCCGCCAAAAACATGGGATGACATCTTAAATGGTGATTATAAAGTAGCAATTGGCGATGTAACAAAAGGCACTCAGTCTCAATTTGCTGTACTAGCAGCAGCAATGTCTAAAGGTGGAGATGAAAAGAATATTGAGTCCGGACTTGAATATTTCGCACAGATCGCTAAGCAAGGAAGACTATCTTCTATAGATTCTTCCATTGCCAACTTAGAAAAAGGCGAAGTCGATGTAGCTGTTGTCTGGGACTTCAATGGATTAAATTACCGCGATCAAATTGACAAAAATCGCTTTGAAGTGACGATTCCTGAAGATACATCCGTTGTAAGCGGGTATACAACTGTCATTAATAAAAATGCCAAACATCCTCATGCAGCAATGCTTGCACGCGAATATATTTTATCTGATGAAGGACAAATCAATCTAGCACGAGGATATGCACGTCCTATCCGCGATAATGTGAAACTCCCTGCTGATGTGCAAGAAAAAGTTCTGCCTAAGGATCAATACAAAAATGCAAAGCCTGTAGAAGATTTTAAGGCGTGGGATGAAACAGCGAAACAGATTCCACAATTATGGCAAGAAAAGGTTCTTATCCATGTCAAATAA
- a CDS encoding ABC transporter permease, whose amino-acid sequence MNKFALFTLLPFFLLIAMFLVVPVVTMISASLSGENGSGWTLGNYIEIFINPFYYQSFKNSAIISFTSSLIGVIIATFVAYSFTKFHSAFQEKLLLFVNMTSNFAGVPLAFAFIILLGNSGVFTLLFQQFGIDLFQHFDLYSWAGLTMIYVYFQLPLAVLLLFPIYKGIDEKWKEASFLLGASTFTFWRKIGFPYILPAITGTLSILFANAMGAYGTAYALVGSKINLLPIRIGALVSGDIYARPELGSALAVTLALLMMTAMLVNEWLLRKVRRDMK is encoded by the coding sequence ATGAACAAATTCGCCCTCTTTACACTTTTGCCATTCTTCCTTTTGATCGCAATGTTTCTTGTCGTTCCCGTTGTTACTATGATTTCGGCAAGCTTAAGCGGTGAGAATGGCAGCGGGTGGACTTTAGGTAACTATATTGAGATTTTCATCAATCCCTTTTATTATCAATCGTTCAAAAATAGTGCCATTATCTCTTTTACTTCTAGCTTAATAGGTGTAATCATCGCTACATTTGTTGCTTACTCCTTTACGAAATTTCATTCGGCATTTCAAGAAAAATTATTGCTTTTTGTTAATATGACTTCAAATTTTGCAGGAGTTCCGCTTGCATTTGCATTTATTATTTTGCTTGGAAACAGCGGTGTTTTTACTCTCTTATTTCAGCAGTTTGGAATAGACTTATTCCAACACTTTGATTTGTATTCTTGGGCGGGCTTAACTATGATCTACGTCTATTTTCAGCTTCCTCTGGCAGTCTTACTCTTGTTTCCTATTTATAAAGGAATTGATGAGAAATGGAAAGAGGCTTCATTTTTATTAGGAGCTTCCACTTTTACCTTTTGGCGAAAAATTGGTTTTCCTTATATTCTTCCAGCTATCACTGGCACACTTAGTATTTTATTTGCCAATGCAATGGGCGCCTATGGAACTGCTTATGCCCTGGTTGGAAGTAAAATTAATCTTCTCCCTATTCGGATTGGTGCTTTAGTTTCAGGCGATATTTATGCACGACCTGAGCTTGGGAGTGCATTGGCTGTTACCCTTGCATTATTGATGATGACCGCGATGCTTGTAAATGAGTGGTTATTACGTAAGGTTCGGAGGGATATGAAGTGA
- a CDS encoding alkaline phosphatase family protein, which yields MSNNKLAMIILDGLRFDAAVEQMGYLGHLVEKGLASRYCVKSEIPSLSRPLYEVLLTGTPPYRNGITTNQTVRLSQQESLFHLTKRNGLTNATASYYWVSELYNRAPFVIHEDRIQHNPEKVIQHGIFYFEDHYPDSHLFADAHHLLTAYHPDFLYVHSMNIDDIGHKFTANSKEYKGSVLMADSILATVIPAWMEKGYQIIVTADHGMNDDGNHGGTLNDVRHVPLFIISDQVEPGVYEEEISQLMIAPISCQLLRIKPSASMIPLSLPGIKAKELQFEERK from the coding sequence ATGTCAAATAATAAATTAGCAATGATTATACTTGACGGCCTGCGCTTTGACGCAGCCGTTGAGCAAATGGGATATTTAGGACATTTAGTTGAAAAAGGCTTAGCCTCCCGTTACTGTGTAAAATCAGAAATACCTAGTTTATCCAGGCCCTTATACGAGGTCCTCCTAACAGGAACCCCCCCGTATAGAAACGGAATTACGACGAATCAAACAGTAAGGCTGTCCCAACAAGAAAGTTTGTTTCATTTAACAAAACGGAATGGATTAACAAATGCAACAGCATCTTACTATTGGGTGAGCGAATTGTATAACCGGGCTCCTTTCGTCATCCACGAGGATCGAATTCAGCATAACCCGGAAAAAGTGATTCAGCACGGTATTTTCTATTTTGAAGACCATTATCCCGATTCTCATTTATTTGCGGACGCACATCACTTGCTTACCGCTTATCATCCTGATTTTTTATATGTACATTCGATGAATATTGATGATATCGGCCACAAATTCACAGCCAATTCAAAAGAATACAAGGGTAGTGTTTTAATGGCAGATTCCATTCTAGCCACAGTTATTCCTGCATGGATGGAAAAAGGATATCAAATCATCGTTACAGCTGATCATGGAATGAATGATGATGGCAATCACGGCGGAACATTAAATGATGTAAGGCACGTACCTTTATTTATCATTTCAGATCAAGTCGAACCTGGAGTTTACGAAGAAGAGATTTCCCAGCTTATGATTGCTCCTATTTCATGCCAATTACTGCGGATAAAACCTTCTGCTTCGATGATCCCGCTATCATTGCCAGGGATTAAAGCAAAAGAGCTCCAGTTCGAAGAAAGGAAGTAA